Part of the Nicotiana sylvestris chromosome 2, ASM39365v2, whole genome shotgun sequence genome, AATAAAACATTTATTTCGTACATGAAGCTAAATAAATATATAATGAACATGGACCTTTACTCCTTATCCTTGCAAACCTAGTGACAACTTGTTCTCGAGAAAATTACAAAAGTATTAGAATATAATGAAAgattgcgtataggtgttcgtaacacgcaacggaagacaataacaatgctaggcagatcttttcgtgtttaaaatttatttacatgtcaaagatcggatctaagacgtacctggtgaagagagtctcgtttcaaaaaaatttctttagtgcgaagactctatgcatATTCATaccgagaccgatccttgctatcaactctttgatcaatgaaacccgcgaacaaattgaacgaaaaacttgttccaaaatttttctcaaaaaatctcaactaaaattagaagaacaagaaacacttttcttgtaattgtattttctctcttggcttgtgttgcactctcactttcacaaagtattttttcttctcaagaattaatACAATAAATtttctccatcaccctttatatagcatcacctacAAACCCTTTTCCTATTGggttgaggtaatgatttacttaggctaaaaatttattccaaaaataaattttATGGAATATTGCGTGGAAAATTCGTAATCCCATTCTCAATGGGTTTTTCCGTGGCCGCCGATCATAGACTTTCTATGACGTCCAATTCCAAGTATTGGAATTTTCCTATAAAAACATGAAAACCAAAGTTTAGTTGTTCAGATGTGGACTTTTACTTCATGTCCCAATGAAACCATGGAAATCCCTTTATGGAATTTTATGTCCAATTTAAAATTGGATTGTAAGAATAAATTAATATTAAATATATAACttttatatataaatatcaattactagtactaaatatatatattacatatatatatttcaaccaagagataatttaattttctatttcaaATAGAAAACTTTAATTTGTTCATAATATTAATTATATCTTTTGTGCTAGCagagaatataataatatttcatttggactaataactaaatttatttgactaattaaattctttaatttaattatcaaataataaagtaattaatcctttagcaaagatcagaacactcgttagtgtgcaaccccataggttcaatactaaaccggtagtaaattgatcacattaatatactaatcaagggtggcgtctagcaacattccttaacgaccggatagaatgaagtaaacaatttactctcaagaaccagtaaaagaataatgtagtaattccttctgtccttatagctctggatcaccctaggatatgattaactgtcaaatcctaataggcgaccaactatgtgttcatgtcaaatataatcgaccattgaatgacctaacagactcttttcttctttcattcaattgccctggccaaggtcttaatttggtcgtttataattcatgaattaaactcattaccaagagttgacagattccatcttgattaatcactaattctacaagtatttaatcgtacccaatatcctttcaactatcgccctagggccataggtgtctagtatcaaagcacaataaataacttgtcaattactatgacgatctcaggtcaaaggaaactcttacatcacattcttcaagagaatattctattgacagtttatggtaattctaaccattaagaattatccaatgagtcggttcaattaTCATATCtttatatgcatcatctatctatgtgatttaattaatgagatcaactaatctttatcccataaagacaatcacataaatattaatctaatcggattactaatgtccaaattaataatcctacgatcaagaacaaaatttagattaaattgtaagagacttcactctcattatcatgatctccatcacgatgacaagtctcaaaatttaatcaaggaccttatcaaataaatcaagcaattaataataatgataaaaaaatatcaaatgccatatatattttatatcaaataacgttcacaaaaatatgttcaaatcatcaaatatgatattgaatctagggcatatctactatatccctaacataTAATACTTGCGAATTTTCTAGGTATTATATCTTAAGTCGTTTGGACAACATCTGGACGTGTTCTGACTCTTCTGAGTaatcttttgaaaaaaataagtttGTGCAAAATGATTTCGAGAAGATGTGTTTGTGAgatctatttttctttcttgaaaTTTTGTGAGAGGAAAAAAAACTTTTTACCCAAAACACCATCAATCCAATTCTAAgataaatttttgatttttgtgtGCAAAAGCGTCTTGGAAAAAATTAacaaatacatttttcaaaaagCTTCTGACAAGATTCCAAAGGCAAATGTTTGGACAAATTCGGaaaaagtttttgaaaaatctCTGCGTGTCTTACATGTGGAAGAAGAGtattttgaaataaattctttgaAAATAATCTTCAACCCCAAAAAGAAATTCATGCAACTTCTTTTTTTGTAATATAATTTTCAAAAAACTTAGACAAACACCTAAAAAGAAGaatttcaacaacttgaaaaagCTTAGACAAATTTATGTttctttataaataaaaaaagttGCGTCTTAAAATGTAGAGTCTTCGGAAAATTCAAGGTCCTACATACCTTTGACGACGGAATTCGACATTCTTTTGGTTAGCTAAAAACAAAAAGGAGGATTATTAAACTTAATCTGAGAATCTCTATCAAAGTATTAGGTGAAATGTCAATGTCAAGTATACAACTACTTAAAGTGAAATCGGACGGCAGAACAATCTTTAGAATGGCTAAATTTAACGATCATCGCTTCTTCTTTTATTCTGTCTTTTTTGACTTCATGGAATTAACAAATTTTTCCATGAAATCTCTTTAAATCTTTTCGCTTTTATCTTTTAGGGCACTAATATCTGCATTTGATATTAGTAAATATAGTTGTGCAATATACCAAAGTTCTCCCACTATATTCACATTAGAAACACATCAGGATAAATTCACATATGATCACTCTATTTTAGTGCACCAACTAAACTATTTTTATaacaaaaattcaatcaactATGCCTAAGTCACTAAACTATTTTTGATTTGTAACAAAATAATCACCCAACTCTACTTAAGAATCACACAAAGTTGCttaaccaatttttttttaaaccaAAAAGTAATTCAATTGTCTAAGTACGTATCAAATAAAATGTCTCGTTTATTCCCTTCTAATAACTTTTTATGATCTTAAGTAAAATGGAGTAACTCTTTTATACAAAGATAATTTAGTGTCTTTCGTGATATTTAAGTAAAATTGAGTTATTTTTCCATTACACAAAATAATTGAATAACTTCATTGCAATAAAATGAAACTTTCCATGAATTAAGTAGTGAACTGACTGTAAGAAAAATGAGTAGATAATATTGACTAagaacaagaaggaaagaagaacaacttATCAAAAATATTGTGTCGTGGCAAGCCATAGCCTTGAAAGCGATTTCGGCCCAACTAGGTGCAAATCGTTAAGGTCGGTCGCTCCCCAAGGTTCCACAGCACCTCCAAACATGTGCACTCGTGGCTGAAAGTTTAGAATTTGCACAAAACAGTTGTCAAGAAAGAAGAGAAGATGAAGGTATTTTCTGTAGTTGTTACAAAAATTAAAGAATGTTGTAGGAAGAAAAGTAATGATTAGCAAGATGAATTCTTGGTTAAGATTTAGTGATTATGATGGCTAATCCATAACCTATATATAGGCAATTAAGGAGGTTGCATGTATGACAAGCGTCCAAAGTCTTTTGACACTTGTCCCATTATATTAGTCCACTTGGCTCCAATATTAACAAGTGTATATTATCTTCCATGCATGAAGACATATGATAGATTTACACAAAGTCATTCAACACTTGGCTTTAAGGCTTCATGCAAGAGGTCACTTAGAAATAGATAGAacatatgaaaaataaataaaaaactcatggctattggttgtaaatgaaatttcaaaaaaaaaaaattgacttGCATTATGAATTATTCCAACACTTACCACATGCTAATGCTTAAACTTGTTGAATATCCCGAGTATTGGGTTTGAAATAGAATAATAGATAGTGACTTCCATCAATGGCATCCACTAATAACGGAAGTAGCTAGCCATTCATTAATATCTGATTAACCCCCCTATATGACTTGAAGACAGGGGCGGAGGTAGAGCAAAGGGTACGGGTTCCCGTGAACCCagtaatttttacataaattctgtatttatattaaaaaattcaCTAAAAGTATAAGAATATTTAGTTTGGAATTCAGTACGTTGATCCAGTTTTCATGTAGATTAACTTGTagagcaaaaagaaaacagaagatTGTATTAAGTTATATGAACTGTTATTATACTTTTTTACGCTATTAGTTAAATTTATCTACAACAACAAGTATCTCATCACGTCAAGCTTATCATATTAAttcataaaattgaaaaataacatGCTGTTGTAAGTTACGTTAAGTTCTTTTTTTGAGATAGTCAATATAAATATTATTTAGTGTGTGACATGTGTCTGGTGGACTTAGGTTCATCATTCCAATTATCTTTCGTGGAAAGCTACCTGCACATTCGCTTATTCAAAAGTAAGTCCAGCACAGCTTTGATATTGCAAAACCAACTCCACTAAAATATGTATGAATCTAATTAACTTTGGTTGGAAAATAAATGCAGGAACTCGTCCCAAAACTGCCTCATCCACCCCCTCACACCCCAAGCTCATTTGAATATCATTATGGGAACTTTCAGTTTTCATATAAACTATAGAAGCTATAGCTTTATTATACCTACATGTTATCCGATCCCTAAATATTACTCTAAACTTCACCACGCAGTAAATAAATGAGATTTTACCGTGATATATACACAACTCTAGTAGCTTTTCTTTCTCTTTAAGCAGTGTTAGACGCAGAATTTGTAAGGAGGGAATACAAAAGAAATTGCTAAAAACTAGTGTTGGGATTACATGAAGCAAGTTGGGCTGCTGTCAATATTAGCTCTTTTGTATTTGGTATTTGGGCCTAACCCagttttttatttataaatagcTTAGTCAAGAGGCCCAAGATATATAGATAGGTAGAGAGACAGAAGGTTCTGGATTTTGGCATTTTATTTGGTTTTAAGAAATGTGAGATATCTTTCTCCCCAattctctctcttctttcaagCCCTAGATACAAATTTTGTCAATCTCTCTTTCAATTTAGTattttaacatggtatcagagtaggGAATTCGATGATTCTCGTCATTCTCTATCCACTGGTGTTACCCTCATTTGATTTCGTTGAGTTTTTCGTCTTCGTCGGAGGTTTCTGATTTCGCCGGAAATTCACGATTTTTCAATTTCCGTCAGAATTTTTAGAAGTTTTGTGTGGTTTTCTTCTCCTCTGCTGCACGAGTTTTGCTTTCGAGGATAAAGCTTTGGTGTTCTCTCAGTTTCATTGTCTCAATTTCACCGGAGCTAGTCGATTTCTGCTGCATTTTCTTTATCACAGCCTTTGCTTTTTCAGGTTGCGAAGAAGTTCGGTATATTCGTTCTCTGTATAACCTGTTGCATGTGTAGTTGTGTATGTTGCTGTTCTATTGAAGGTGTATACTCTCtcgtttttttattaatttacttGCTACCATGGTTAATTCTGTGCCTGAAACATCTTCGGCCACTACATATACTCCTGAGCCCTCTAGCCCGTTGTTTCTTCTTCCTTCTGATGTCCCTGACATTTCTCTTATTCCTCTGCCATTCTcggggactggttttggaagatggAGACGTAGTATGATCGTGTCGTTATCTGCAAGAAATAAAATAGGGTTCATAGATGGGTCTTGTGCTAAACCTACCGAGAATTTTCTCAATATAGGAAGTGGGATAGGTGCAATAATATGATCATATCATGGTTATCTAGCTCGTTATTACCGGATATAGCTGAGAGTGTACAGTATTCCGAGATTGTTGAAAGTATCTGGTTGAAATTGAATAATAGATATGGGAGTGTTAATAGAACCAAAGTTTTTGAAATAAAGAGAGAACTTGCTTCTACTTTCTAAGGGACTCTTGATATTGCTTCATATTTCAACAAACTTAAAAAGCTATGGGATGAATTGGGGATTATGTGCAGTAGTTATGCAAATTCTTGTGTTTGTGCTGCTAAGGTGGGTCTCCAAGAGGAGAATGAAGAGGATAAGGTTGATCAATTTCTCATGGGTATCAATGAGGTCTACATAGGGGTTAGAAGCAACATTTTGATGATGCAGCCTGCTCCATCCCTTGATACTGTGTACAACATCATGTTGCAAGATGAAAAACAGAGTCAGGTTATCCCTAATACTCAGTTCAACTCAGAATCAGCTTCTTTTAATGCAAATTTCAACAAGCCTTCCCCCCAATTTCCACCTCAAAAGCAGTACACACAAAGAGTCAATTTTGATCAAAATGGCCAGAAGGTGAACTTTGATCAAACCAAGGTTTCTCTGCCTTGCAAGTATTGTAAAAAAAACCTGGTCACACAATTGAAAAATGTTACAAATTACATGGATTTCCTCCAAATTTCAAATTTACAAAGGGGCAATCTAGAAGATTTGGTACTGTTGCAAGTGTTGAGGGGCAGTCTTCTGGGATTTCTTAACCCCCTTCATCATGTTCTTCACCTGGACAAGACTCTTTGGTTCCTGGACTGACCAAGGAGCAGTACACTCAGTTGATGAACCTACTCCAACAGTCTACACTAAGTGAATCTAGTTCTCAGCCAAATCTCATGGGCTCTGCCAATTTTGCTGGTATTAATTCTTCTTCCCCTATGTGTTTGAATGGTAGTTCTATTGTGCGCATATTAACTAGTGTAGCTGGAAGGGTTTGGATAGTGAATTCTGGGGCAACTGATCATATGACTTCTAACAATAATCTTCTCTTTAACATCACACCTCTTCCAGTCCCCTATCTAGTTTCTCTGCCAAATGGTTACAAGGTTAAGGTTACCTGCACAGGCTCTTTAACTTTGTTGTCATCTTTTACCCTCCATCATGTCTTGTACATTCCTACCTTCCATTATAATTTGATTTCTTTGAGCAAATTGATTATCCAGTTCAATTGTAATGTACTATTCACTTCTTTCTCATGTATACTTATACAGGCCCATTCTATGAAGAAGCTTCTGGAGCTTGATAGAATGAACCAAGGACTATACAAGCTCTACCTTGATCATTTTGCTCCTTCTGGACTCTCTAATTCTATTGTCCCTGATATTGATAATTTTGTTTCTGTCTTTAATAATGTGGTACAAAATGCTAATTTTTCATTGCATGCAAATCAGCCAGTTATGAATTCAAATTCTGTTTCTCCTTTATCATCTTGTACTGTTCAGTAGACTGTGAATAAAAATGATGTCCTTTGGCATCATAGATTAGGATATGTTCCTTTTGTGCAAATGAAAAATATACCTTATATTTCTAATGACCTGTCAGCTAAATAATCTTTTACATGTCCTATTTGTCCCTTGGCTAGACAACCTAGGTTACATTTCCCAGATAGCTCTTCTCAGTCTACCTCTTTGTTCCAACTTATTCATGTTGATACTTGGGGACCCTACCATACTCAAACATATTCTGGAGCTAAGTACTTTATTACCATAGTTGATgattatagcagagcaacatggACACATTTTTTGCACTCTAAAAGCTATGCATTTTCTATGCTTAAAACATTTATAACCATGGTGAAAACCCAATTTCAACTTTCTGTCCAAAAGATTTGAAGTGATAATGCTTTAGAGCTTGGATCTTCTACATCAGCCACCCAATTTTTTTCTGATAATGGGATAATCCATCAAGAAACTTGCCCCCCccacaccacaacagaatggtgTGGTTGAGAAAAAACATAGAAACCTACTTGAAACTTCAAGAGCTCTGTTGTTTCAATCCAATCTTCCTATCAAATTTTGGGGAAATTGTTTATTGACAACAATTTACCTTATTAATAAGTTTCCATCTTCAGTTTTATCCAAAAGAACCCCTTTTGAATTATTATATGGTCATCCCCCTTCTTATTCTCATTTAAGACCTTTTGGTTGTTTATGTTATGCTACAGTCCCCAAGTGTCACAGGGATAAGTTTCACCCTAGAGCTTTTCCTTGTGTATTTGTTGGGTATCCTTTTGCCAAAAAATGGTACAAGTTATACAATTTGCAAACTAAGTCTATTTTATTTTCCAGAGATGTTGTGTTTCATGAATATGTGTTTCCTTATAAGATTCCCTCTTCTGCTCctactccttcttcttcttctccttcttttcctttgttctaTGATACTTCTCCATTTGTTCCTATCCCTCCTTCTGCTACCTCCTCTCCTTCTGATGACTCTgtgccttcttcttcctcacctgATAATGTATTACCCCCTCCTTCTGAGCTTAGGAAAAGCACCAGATCCCATTATCTTCCTTCCCATCTCCAAGACTATGTTGTTAACCTTCCTCCTTCTATTTCTTGCTCCACCTCTACCTCTACTTCCACTACACAACATGTTCTAGTGGAGCCTTATTCATACGCTCAGGCTGCTGCCATTCCTATTTGGCAGGAGGCAATGAGACAAGAATTTGCGGCTTTAGAAGAAAATCAAACTTGGAAAATTGTTGAGCTTCCTATTGGTAAGAAGCCCATAGGCAGTAAGTGGGTCTATAAAATAAAGTATAAAGTTGATGGTAGTGTTGGAAGATATAAGCCAACATTAGTGGTTCGAGGTGATACTCAAGTAGAGGGGATTGATTTTAATGAAACTTTTTCTCCTGTGATTAAAATGTGTACTGTCAGATGTTTAGTTGCTATTGCAGTTAAATAACAGTGACCTTTGTTTCAATTAGATGTTAATAATGTTTTTTTGCATGGGGACTTAGATGAGGAAGTTTATATGAAACTCCCTCAGGGCCTTTCTATTGAGTCCTCCTCTTCTGGATCTGCTACTTTAGTTTGCAAGCTGCAAAAGTCTCTTTATGGGCTAAGACAGGCCTCTCGACAGTGGTATGCAAAGCTGTCTCAAGCCCTTTATTCCAGGGGATACTCTCACTCTTTAAATGACTATTCTTTGCTTATTAAGAGAACTGAGTCTTGTTCTGTTTTTCTAGCAGTTTATGTTGTTGACATTATTTTAACTGGGGATTATTTGTCTGAAATTTCTGCCCTtaagagtttccttgatgctcAGTTTAAGATCAAAAACTTAGGTTTGCTTAGCTATTTTTTGGGTATTAAAGTATTCTATCACAAGTCTGGGGTCTTTTTGCATCAAAAGAGGTTCATTTCTGATTTGCTTCTTGAGTATAATTGTCTTGATGCTTTTGAAGTGGTTAGTCCTTTAGACATTGCTCACAAGTTGCATTCTGATGTTGGTGAGGTATTACCTAAGCCTGAATCTTATAGAAGTTTGGTTGGCAAGCTCAATTTTTTGACTCATACTCGGCCAGACTTATATTTTGTTGTCCAGCATTTGAGTCAGTTTTTAAAGACACCTTGGGTCCCACATATGGCTACTGCTTTGCATGTTTTGCGATACTTAAAAGGGACTTCTACTTTTGGGTGTTTCTCAGTAATTCTCCTGATTTCTCTCTGCTTGCTAGTTGTGATAGTGATTGGGCTGCTTGTCATGAATCTAGACGCTTTGTCACTGGTTTTTGCATTCATTTGGGTGGTAGTTTTCTTAGTTGGAAATCTAAAAAGCAGCATATCGTCTCTTTGTCttcagctgaagcagaatatagGGCTATGAGTAAGGTGATGGCTGAACTAGCCTGGTTGGTCCGGTTATTATCTGATTTGGGTCTTTCTATTGATGCTCCAATTCCTATTTTGTGCGACAGCCAGACTGCTATTTACATAGCCAAGAATCCAGtgtttcatgagcgcactaaacacatcgAAGTCGATTGTCATTTTATTCGCACCAAATTAGCCAATGGCCTCATCTCTTTATCTCATGTTTCTACTTCTTCTCAAATGGCTGACATTTTTACTAAGCCTTTGACAGGTTTGCAGCATCGCACTTTGACTGGCAAGTTGGGCGTGTGTTCACCTTCCAACttgagggggggggggtgttggGATTACATGAAGCAAGTTGGGCTGCTGTCGATATTAGCTCTTTTGTATTTGGTATTTGGGCCTAGCCCAGTTTTTTATTTATGAATAGCTTTGTTAAGAGGCCCAAGATATATACATAGGTAGAGAGACAGAAGGTTCTGGATTTTAGCATTTTATTTGGTTTTACAGAAATGCAAGATGTTTTTCTCCCCAATTCTCTCTTCTTTTAAGCCCTAGATACAAATTTTGTCAATCTCTCTTTCAATTTCGCATGTTAACAACTAGGGATAAATCATTTTTAATGAAAATGATTACACAATCAAGATGATAAGCTAAGTATTCTCTAATTAGGGTCCTCCTTGTAACCTAATTACACTCTGTTTCCACATGAAACAATCAAACCATTCAATTTAAAATCTGAAGATTATGAGTGAAGTGACTAAGGAATATTACAAACATTCTTTTGAAAATTCTTGCTCAGCCAAAGACTATTTTCCAACAAAAATAATTCACGGCCAATTGTTCTTTTGGGTCAGAGTCAGACTAGAGCGTCGATCCTCGAATATATCTTGTCTTGTCATTTCATTGCATGAAATATCAGCTAAAGTTTATGGAGTGCGAAACCATACTATTGTTAATTTTTACTAAAATTACtaaaataagtgtaaaaaaaaagttaccaaagtatatataacgccactaatagtggcgctatacagtaacgttaactgtaccgttactatatagcgccactattagtggcgttatactgacaaacttacatagcgccattaatagtggcgctatatgtCTTATACCCTGACCCCACCAATAATGTCTGGGTTCAATAATTTAAATGTGTATAAAGCCACTTTGTGTGgcgctatatacaaaaaaaaaaaaccggcTAGCCATTTTCTATATAAACATCGTATAATCGCTCCAACTTCATTcaaaattttttttaactcttcttgctttctattgttgttaaattctccagcattttttcattatgtctgaagaacgtagaataagagtatcattatattggggggtgaggttgtgatggagaataactctgtgggctacagtttacctgctaagtgtaatgttaaattgccactttcaatggagtacgaaacattgatatcgttgttatgcaaaaaaatgagtgtgagaaaacgttcagtgatactcaaagtaaccggaagatatccgtattccgttacgccgcaaggggttgctttttactcagagtttaacatcgacgatgatgacactttgagtgatttcttgaggactccggacgaatgccgggaatttcttgtaatcacaatgttggagatgtacgtgaaggtcgaagacgttccaaaaaatgaggttgtgcgtagtagagataacccccagtcatcgggtggttattctggatcagtt contains:
- the LOC138885306 gene encoding uncharacterized protein, whose product is MTQNQVIEGFGVSKVLDSDNPDFKPGDIISGFTGWEEYSLIYKIEQLRKIQADDIPLMYHVGLLGCEEVRCILSRFFINLLATMVNSVPETSSATTYTPEPSSPLFLLPSDVPDISLIPLPFSGTGFGRWRRSMIVSLSARNKIGFIDGSCAKPTENFLNIGSGIGTLDIASYFNKLKKLWDELGIMCSSYANSCVCAAKVGLQEENEEDKVDQFLMGINEVYIGVRSNILMMQPAPSLDTVYNIMLQDEKQSQVIPNTQFNSESASFNANFNKPSPQFPPQKQYTQRVNFDQNGQKVNFDQTKVSLPCKYCKKNLVTQLKNVTNYMDFLQISNLQRGNLEDLEQYTQLMNLLQQSTLSESSSQPNLMGSANFAGINSSSPMCLNGSSIVRILTSVAGRVWIVNSGATDHMTSNNNLLFNITPLPVPYLVSLPNGYKVKAHSMKKLLELDRMNQGLYKLYLDHFAPSGLSNSIVPDIDNFVSVFNNVVQNANFSLHANQPVMNSNSVSPLSSFPKCHRDKFHPRAFPCVFVGYPFAKKWYKLYNLQTKSILFSRDVVFHEYVFPYKIPSSAPTPSSSSPSFPLFYDTSPFVPIPPSATSSPSDDSVPSSSSPDNVLPPPSELRKSTRSHYLPSHLQDYVVNLPPSISCSTSTSTSTTQHVLVEPYSYAQAAAIPIWQEAMRQEFAALEENQTWKIVELPIGKKPIGNVNNVFLHGDLDEEVYMKLPQGLSIESSSSGSATLVCKLQKSLYGLRQASRQWYAKLSQALYSRGYSHSLNDYSLLIKRTESCSVFLAVYVVDIILTGDYLSEISALKSFLDAQFKIKNLGLLSYFLGIKVFYHKSGVFLHQKRFISDLLLEYNCLDAFEVVSPLDIAHKLHSDVAFESVFKDTLGPTYGYCFACFAILKRDFYFWVFLSNSPDFSLLASCDSDWAACHESRRFVTGFCIHLGGSFLSWKSKKQHIVSLSSAEAEYRAMSKVMAELAWLVRLLSDLGLSIDAPIPILCDSQTAIYIAKNPVFHERTKHIEVDCHFIRTKLANGLISLSHVSTSSQMADIFTKPLTEMQDVFLPNSLFF